The following coding sequences lie in one Rutidosis leptorrhynchoides isolate AG116_Rl617_1_P2 chromosome 4, CSIRO_AGI_Rlap_v1, whole genome shotgun sequence genomic window:
- the LOC139842394 gene encoding uncharacterized protein yields the protein MNNNRALLKSPTLFQIPFSLNSPVLLHSNNKTHHQHSFVSVQFPTQKLLSFHLKSPSGSPLLATKTSIKAEPTTPATEKFDLDDDFEDEFDDEFEDEEEEEEDDDDIIVPLRNMREWTRNKPLGFGEGKVYDTSVEDKLLEELEQSKVAQIANINNLKKNPEDGNPKKENLPKQKGFVFFT from the coding sequence ATGAACAACAATAGAGCACTCTTAAAATCACCTACTCTGTTTCAAATCCCTTTCTCACTCAATTCCCCTGTTCTGCTTCACTCCAATAATAAAACCCACCACCAACATTCTTTTGTCTCAGTCCAATTTCCCACACAAAAATTACTCTCATTTCATCTTAAATCACCATCTGGGTCCCCTCTTTTGGCCACAAAAACTTCAATTAAAGCAGAACCCACCACTCCTGCAACTGAAAAATTCGATCTTGATGATGATTTTGAGGACGAATTTGATGAtgaattcgaagatgaagaagaagaagaagaagatgatgatgatataattgTTCCACTGAGAAACATGAGGGAGTGGACTCGAAACAAACCATTAGGGTTTGGTGAAGGGAAAGTTTATGATACAAGTGTAGAAGATAAATTACTTGAAGAGTTAGAACAGAGTAAGGTTGCTCAGATCGCTAATATTAATAACCTCAAGAAGAATCCTGAAGATGGAAACCCTAAGAAAGAAAACCTTCCAAAACAGAAAGGTTTTGTTTTCTTTACTTAA
- the LOC139842395 gene encoding uncharacterized protein: MDPQANHKSDADEDDENVKQLQQCSSLYLLLQDCLVNFNRNWKACQKEVQNLKLCNEKRQKAVKRSETTSSGSP, encoded by the exons ATGGATCCACAAGCGAATCATAAAAGCGAtgcagatgaagatgatgaaaacgTGAAGCAACTCCAACAATGTTCTTCTCTCTATTTATTATTACAG GACTGTCTTGTTAATTTTAATAGAAATTGGAAAGCTTGCCAGAAAG AAGTTCAGAATCTCAAATTATGCAATGAGAAAAGGCAGAAAGCCGTCAAAAGGAGTGAAACGACTAGCAGTGGAAGTCCTTGA
- the LOC139842396 gene encoding uncharacterized protein: protein MNSLFSRMAAAGIRFSFCTKLTRFDGTPKLKKTSSNMYHHHYNYNNNLTLKVGGHCYYYSTTSSIGITKSKSKKTKKLVVDSSKTAAMNTIMEEDKNGGFFVVRKGDIVGVYNSLTDCQAQVGSSVCDPPVSVYKGYAMPKGTEAYLQSHGLKDALYSIRAVDLTEELFGRLVPCLFQHPPPISIGEPQRTFQEALASQTGRSCILEFDGACKGNPGPSGAGAVLRSPDGILRYT, encoded by the exons ATGAATTCATTATTTTCAAGAATGGCTGCTGCGGGAATTAGGTTTTCATTTTGTACGAAACTAACACGATTTGATGGTACTCCTAAATTGAAGAAAACTAGTAGTAATATGTaccatcatcattataattataataataatctcacgcTTAAGGTTGGCGGTCACTGTTACTACTACTCTACTACCAGCAGTATTGGTATAACTAAGTCAAAGTCAAAGAAGACGAAGAAATTAGTAGTAGATTCTTCTAAAACAGCTGCAATGAACACGATAATGGAGGAAGATAAGAATGGTGGTTTCTTTGTTGTTAGAAAAGGGGATATTGTTGGTGTCTACAACAGCTTAACTGACTGTCAGGCTCAAGTTGGATCTTCA GTATGTGACCCTCCTGTGAGTGTTTATAAAGGTTACGCGATGCCCAAGGGAACTGAAGCGTATTTGCAATCTCATGGGCTTAAAGATGCTTTGTACTCAATCAGAGCCGTAGATTTGACAGAAGAGTTATTTGGACGGCTCGTGCCGTGTCTTTTCCAG CATCCACCACCTATTTCCATTGGCGAACCACAAAGAACCTTTCAGGAAGCTTTGGCATCACAAACTGGG CGTTCTTGTATTCTTGAGTTTGATGGGGCTTGTAAAGGAAATCCCGGCCCATCTGGGGCAGGAGCTGTGCTACGGAGTCCTGACGGGATTTTG CGATATACCTGA
- the LOC139844699 gene encoding uncharacterized protein: MILGLRYALSKGFTNICVAGDSKLVCKQIQGLWRVRNENISKWYEEAKKLKDEFLFFQVYHVLRDKNAAADAQANLAVLLEVGEVQEEEINIYKKESQSQQSMTISA; the protein is encoded by the exons ATGATATTAGGATTGAGATATGCTCTTAGCAAAGGGTTCACAAATATTTGTGTTGCAGGAGACTCTAAACTCGTTTGCAAGCAG ATTCAAGGTTTATGGAGGGTGAGGAATGAGAATATAAGCAAGTGGTATGAAGAAGCAAAGAAATTAAAGGACGAGTTTCTGTTTTTCCAAGTATATCATGTCTTACGG GACAAAAACGCTGCAGCAGATGCTCAGGCAAACTTAGCTGTTCTTCTTGAAG TTGGTGAGGTACAGGAGGAGGAGATCAACATATATAAAAAGGAAAGTCAAAGTCAGCAGTCAATGACGATTTCTGCTTAA
- the LOC139844700 gene encoding DEAD-box ATP-dependent RNA helicase 22-like: MILQRSTLVPILNHCKSSTSPKFVLLRPNLTSKLTSFSPLTSQFHHRPRCRIRAFSTSIEKPETTTDTFFSDETVTWSSLGISNDKLSEALSKIGFNRPSLIQAASIPAILYGNDVVVAAETGSGKTHAYLAPLFHKQLLFLSSCDNTSANESGDTVNKPHHISLVLCPNVMLCEQVVRMANSICNDNGEPLLRVAAVCGRQGWPINKPNIIVSTPAALLNYLHAIDPERRRRAEFVRGVKHVVFDEADMLLCGSFQNQVIRLINMFRYDEKVLSRAKNSPGDKPLMDMESAESSLMQIELEDNEDIHTNSVPEDDEESDNDEEQSLEESQPDEHNLEESQPVSVKKRDWKRAREIYERSKQYIFVAATLPENGKRTAGGELKRLFPDAKWVSGLYLHRHNPRLEQKWIEVTVDSQVDVLIDAVNHTKSLASENGLSRTMVFANTVEAVEAIAQVLHGAGIECYCYHSESSLEERTRNLVDFQQKGGIFVCTDAAARGTDIPNVSHVIQAEFATSAVDFLHRVGRTARAGQPGLVTSMYSESNRDLVAAVRQAGKVCEPVEKAFSRKRSFRKKLKKRGREGRNTVHVQDRIAA; encoded by the exons ATGATTCTTCAACGTTCAACACTTGTTCCGATTCTGAATCACTGCAAATCCTCAACATCTCCTAAATTCGTTCTATTACGCCCAAATCTTACCTCCAAATTAACATCATTTTCACCGCTTACGTCTCAATTCCACCACCGTCCCCGATGTCGAATTAGGGCTTTTTCTACCTCCATTGAAAAGCCGGAAACAACAACCGACACCTTCTTCTCCGATGAAACCGTTACCTGGAGCTCCTTAGGTATTAGTAATGATAAATTATCTGAAGCTCTTTCTAAAATCGGATTCAATCGTCCTTCACTCATTCAG GCTGCTTCAATACCTGCTATACTATATGGAAATGATGTTGTGGTTGCAGCTGAAACCGGTAGTGGTAAAACACATGCCTATCTTGCTCCATTGTTTCATAAACAGCTTTTATTTTTATCATCATGTGATAATACGTCAGCAAACGAGTCCGGTGATACAGTGAATAAACCTCATCATATATCTCTAGTTCTTTGTCCTAATGTTATGTTATGTGAGCAAGTAGTTCGAATGGCCAACTCTATATGTAATGATAACGGGGAACCCCTTCTTCGTGTTGCTGCCGTATGTGGACGACAG GGGTGGCCGATTAATAAACCAAACATAATCGTATCAACACCTGCAGCTCTTTTGAACTATCTTCATGCTATTGATCCTGAAAGGCGTCGTCGTGCTGAATTTGTGCGTGGTGTTAAACATGTG GTTTTTGATGAAGCCGACATGCTTCTATGCGGGAGCTTCCAAAACCAAGTTATTCGCCTCATAAATATGTTTCGTTATGATGAAAAAGTGTTGTCACGAGCAAAAAATTCTCCAGGTGACAAGCCACTGATGGATATGGAGTCTGCTGAATCCAGTCTAATGCAGATTGAGTTAGAGGATAATGAAGACATTCATACTAACTCCGTTCCTGAAGATGATGAAGAGAGTGACAATGATGAAGAACAATCTTTAGAAGAAAGTCAACCCGACGAACATAATTTAGAAGAAAGTCAACCTGTTAGTGTGAAGAAAAGAGACTGGAAAAGGGCAAGAGAGATATACGAGCGAAGTAAGCAATACATTTTTGTTGCAGCAACACTTCCCGAAAACGGAAAAAGAACTGCTGGAGGCGAGCTGAAACGATTGTTTCCAGATGCCAAATGGGTAAGCGGGCTTTATCTTCATCGTCATAATCCAAGATTAGAGCAGAAATGGATTGAAGTTACAGTTGACTCTCAAGTGGATGTACTTATAGATGCTGTCAATCATACAAAGTCTTTAGCTTCAGAAAACGGGTTGAGTCGAACAATGGTGTTTGCAAATACTGTTGAGGCTGTCGAAGCAATTGCACAGGTTTTACATGGAGCAGGTATCGAATGCTACTGTTATCATAGTGAGAGCTCTCTTGAAGAACGTAcacgaaatttggttgattttcaaCAAAAAGGCGGCATCTTTGTGTGCACGGATGCTGCTGCTCGTGGCACTGATATTCCTAATGTTTCACATGTTATACAG GCAGAATTTGCTACATCTGCAGTAGATTTCTTGCACAGGGTGGGTCGAACCGCCAGAGCGGGTCAACCGGGCCTCGTTACAAGTATGTATAGTGAATCGAACCGTGATCTCGTTGCTGCAGTTCGTCAAGCTGGGAAAGTATGTGAGCCTGTG GAGAAGGCATTTAGCAGGAAGCGAAGCTTCAGGAAGAAACTAAAAAAGCGAG GTAGGGAAGGGCGTAACACAGTACACGTTCAAGACCGGATAGCTGCTTAA